TGCACCCGCACGCACTACGTCACAGCCTAGCTTCCTACATGCTCAAGGACGAAACCACCCGACTGATAGACGTTAGAAACAGGCTCCGACACCGCTCAATTCAAACGAGCGAACGGGTTTATGAGCACTTCCAGCGTCGATAGTCATTTCAAACTACTTCTCCTTCGATCTGCCATGACTCTCGCCGGACAGATTTGGGGCTGGCTAGGAGCTATAGTCTCAGTTCTCTTGTTCGTAATGATTCTGGGAGCAATCTTCGGTCAGTTTCCGGCCGTTGCTACATACTTCAGACAATCCATCTTGAGGACCTTGTTCGGATTATTAATCCCAACAGGCATTGGAGTGGTTCTGTACGCTCTCTGGACTGACTACTACTAACGGATTTTGTAGTTTGTATTTTCGGTATTAAATACCCAGTCTAAAAATAGTTAGACAGAAGCTTTTATTTTTGAAAATTCTGGGAGAAAGTATATTAAACAACCTCACTTTTTCACGGATGCGTATGACGAATGAAGACAAATTCACGGAAGAATACGACGTACAGATACCCGACCACTTCGATGACGGTATCGGACAAATCATCAAACTAGCACTGAACGAAGCTCAAGATGCCAAAATTGTTGAGCAGAACGAAGTCCGGACTATTGTCTACGTCATAATAAACACTAATCCTGGTGGAAATATACCAGCAGTATTCGTCCGAAACGAGGACGGGATTTACGAAATACGAACTGGTGAAGTCACACCAGATATGCGGTTCATAGTGACTATTGATAATCTAGCAATCCACGAAAACCCAGAGAAGGCTGTGGATGACGTTCGTAATAGAATCAACTAATCAATTTCCAATCAAGGAGTTTAGCTATGCACGAATCTGTTGAAAAGGTAGGTCGCATCATCATTTCAGAAGGAGATAGAGTAAAGAACAACCGGATTCCCTGGAACGAAGGACAAGAATTCAACGGCTGGGTTGTACAAGCCCGTGAGTTCGGTGTGCTGTCGATGATAAAAATAGACGGTGAACAACTCTATCTAATCTTGGTCTTTGACCAAGGTGAGACTTACAAGATATTCGGTACGGTCTCAATTGACGAGACAAAGGTAATACACGAAGATGATTACTTAGCCGCTAGAGGATTGAGAAAACCATTACTAAACGTAATGGAAGAGATCACCGGAGACGGGTAGACAGAAATGATATAAGTTATTTACAACATTATAATACATTAAATAATGTGAGAGAAGTAGAGTTCATGCAATGGTATAAAATGTATAGCTTGTCAAGAAGATTTCCGACGGTCACCGGGAGAGAGATGCCCAGAGTGTGGTGGTCCAGTTGAGTACCGCTCAGAACATCTCTTCTGAGACCACTTGTAACTAGAATAATACTAGTGTTAAACTCCGCCCGCACTTTGGATTTAACGAATCAGGAGATGGCGAACGAGTCAGTAGTAAACACGCAGGTAGCATGTTGGGATGCACTTGCCCACAGCCACGATGATGGTCTAATACCCATGACTGGTGGGTTCTACCGGCAGATTCCCTTAGCTACGGGTCAACACCAAAGGAAGTGGGCGCTGCAGGATTTGAACCCGCGACAGCTTGGTCCGAAGCCAAGCACTCTGTCCAAACTGAGCTAAGCGCCCTCACAAACTTCTACACGAGCATCGGTGTTTAAACGTCCCGATCCGTGATGGGGGAGCGACGATAACGACCCGGCCCGAGGGCCGGCGGTGAATCGGTTCGGTCGTGCGAGCGGTCCCGGGCGTCGGGGCCATAATAAAGATTTTAACGACCGCCGAGACTAATCGACATGTATCGAGCGGACCGGTCGCGGTTCGTGACGGAACGGTGGTGACTCCCGTAGGAATGTACGACCTCGGATCGACGTTCGGGAACGCGACGGTTGCCCCGGGTACGAACCTGCTGGTCTCCGGGCCGCCGCTGTCGGGCAAGCGTCGCATGGCGCTCGACGTGCTGGCCCACGGTTCCGAACACGGCGAGGGGGTCATCGTCGTCACCACCCGCGACAGCGCGAGTCGGGTCCTCAACGACTACGAGGCGCTGGTCTCGGACCCGGGCTCGGTCAACATCGGCATCGTCGACTGCGTGACGAAACATCAGGGACGGAGCGCCCGCGACACGGACATCGTCAAGTACGCCTCCTCGCCGGAGGACATGACGGGCATTGGGATCAAGTTCTCCGAGTTCGTCGAGGAGTTCCGCCAGGAGCGCGGCGTCGAGAACGTCCGCGTGCTGGTCGACTCGCTGTCGACGCTGTTGATGTACTCGGACGTGCAGACCGTCTTCCGGTTCATGCACGTGTTCACGAGCCGCATCGAGAACGCCGACGCGATGGGCGTTCACATCATCGAGTCGACGGCCCACGACGGCGAGACGCTGAACACGCTCCAGCAGCTGTTCGACCACGCCGTCACCGTCGATGCGGATGGCTCGGTGTCGACGACGATTCCCGAGGCGACGCCGGATCCTCTGGAGCGGTAGCCGGCAGTCTTTTGCGCGTCTCGGCCCACTGTTCGGGTATGCCAGTCGACTCCGACGACACGCTCAGAGAGATCCTCGAAGGGGACACGATCGCCGTCGTCGGCCTATCGAGCACGCCGGGGAAGGCCGCCCACGACATCCCGGCGTACATGCGCGAACAGGGCTACGAGGTGATCCCGATCAACCCCTACGCGGACGAGATCTTCGGGCGGGAGCCGTACGACTCGCTGGCCGAGGTCGACGAGGAAATCGACATCGTGGACGTGTTCCGGCCGACCGACGAGGTGCCGGAGATCGTCGACGGGGCGCTGGACCGCGACGACGCCGGGACGGTCTGGCTCCAGTTGGGTATCACTCACGACGAGGCCGGCGAGCGCGTCGAAGCCGTCGGCCGGAACTTCGTGCAGGACCGCTGTCTCAAAGTCGAACACGAGCGGCTGTTCGAGTAGTCGCCCAGCGGCGAGAACGACACCGCGCGGCGGGTTTCGGTCAGTCGTTCGTCGCGGCGGAGTCGGTCGAATCGGAGGCGTCGGCGCTGTTCGCGGCGTCCGCCGCGGTCGAGCCGGCGCTCGATCCCGTCTCGTCGTCGCTCTCGTCGCCGCTCCCGTCGGCGTCGGTCCCGTCCGACTCGCCCTCGCCCTCGGCGTCGGGGTCGGGGAGCCGTTCGGCGACGACGGCGTCGGGGTCGACGCCCTGCTGTTCGGCGAGCGCCTCGACGATGGCGCGCTGTTCGGCCAGTTCTCGGTCCATCGAGTCGAGCTGGTCGCTGGTGGACTCCACCCGCTCTTTGAGGTCCTGCACCTGCTCGACCACCTGGTTGAGCCGCTCGTAGAGCTTCTCCGCGATGTCGGTCACGCGCTGGATCTTCTTCGCGGTGTCACCGAATCCCATACCCGGCGGTTCGGCCTCCCCTGTTGTCCGTGTTTCGGCTCGGCGACCGGGCGCTGGGCCGTCTCGGAGCGGCCGAGCCGATGCCCTCGGCGCGAGACCGGGGTCGTTAAAACCGGAGCGTGCGGAGTCGGGGACATGAAGCAGACGCGGCTCGCGCCGCTGGTCGGCGTCGTCGGGTGCCTGCTCGTGCTCGTGTCGCTGGGTCTCCCCTACGTGCTGGTCAGGACCGCGGTCGGCTCGGCCGTGGGGACCTACTACGGCGAGGGCGCGTTGAACCCGCTGGTCGGCGGGATCTTCGCGCTCGTGGCCGCGATCGTGCTCGCCGCGGGCCGCGACGAGCGCACCGACCCGCCGCTGGCGGCCGGCGTCGGCATCGCGCTGGGCTTTTTCATCGTCGTCGTCCTCGCCGTCTGGGCGGCGACCGTCCCCGTCGAGGTCGTGGTCGGGATGGACGCGCCGACGGTGATGAGTTCCCACCGGTGGGCGACGATAGCGGCCGCCGCGCTGGTCCCGGTCGCCAGTCTCTGGTGGTCGCGGACCCTCGGCCTGCTCTGAGCGCCGTCGCGGTCGGCCGATCTCGGGACCGTATCGTCGGAGTGACCCGAAAGGTCCTTATGATGGACGGGGGTACGTTGAGGTGGACTAGGCCGGGCAGCTAGGCCCTGCTCGTCACCTGCGGTATGGCCTTTAGCAGGGGCCGAACACCGGGGGCGTCCGGTCCGACGGGCGTGGGCCCCGCAAGCCAACATAGAAGCCTCGTCCTACGGGGACGGCGGTCCGCGGCTTCGCGTCTGCAGGGACGCGCGGCCGCGGTTGATCGAGGGCACTCCGTCAGGCGCGGAAGCGAGCAGCGGACCCTCGGACACCCGTCGCTCGCAGGGTCGCGGGGTGGAGGAGGCAAGCGGGATTCCCCGCGCTCGAACGACCGGGCAACCCCGGGAGTCCGTCCATTCATAACCACTTTTTGTGCCGGAGAGCTCCTCGCGCGCCTTCGGCGCGCTGCGGGCGCGTGGCGGCGGAGCCGCCACGGTTTGCGGTCGCGGGCCAACGGCCCGCGACCCATCCTCCGCCACAAAAACGTGGGGAAAAAGCCGGACGACTCAGTCGCTTCGCTCCCTCGCGTCCGGTGAACCGGCGCTCCGCGCCGGATACTCGGTGCAGCCCAGCCTGTCCCCGGGTCGGCCGACGGGACGGCCTCCCGGCCACCGCCCCGCATAGCAACGCTCTCGCTCTGCACAGCACCGCTACCCCCGGCGCAGTACCACTCCGCCCCCACGCCGCTGACGACCTTATCCCCGCCGAGCGCGTACTGACTCCCATGCCCACCGTCAGCACGAACGACATCGAAACGTACTACGAGCGCCGCGGCGAGAGGCCGCCGGTCGTGTTCGTCCACGGCGCCGTCGTCGACCACTCCCAGTGGGACCCGCAACTGACGGCGTTGAGCGACGAGTACACCACCGTCGGCTACGACGTGCGCGGCCACGGCCGCACCGGCGGGTCCCGGCGCGGCCGCTACTCCGTCGACCTGTTCGCCGACGACCTCGACGCCCTGCTCGACGCGCTCGAGATCGACCGAGCGGTGCTCTGCGGGCTCTCGACCGGCGGCTGTATCGCCCAGGTGTACGCCGCGCGCCACCCCGACCGGGTGGCCGGGCTGGTACTGGCCGACACCTTCGCGCCGGAGATCCTCTCCGTCGGCGAGCGGATCCAGCGGTCGCTGCTGCTCCGCGCGACCGTCCCGCCCGTGCGACTGGTCGGCTACGAGCGCGTCGAGAAGGCGATGGTCTGGCTGCAGGAGAAGATCTCCGGCGAGGGGGTCAGCGGCGACTACGAGCAGATCGAGCGGATCCGCGAGACCGGCCCGAAGATGGCCACCGACGAGTTCGCCAAGGTCATCGGCGCGGTGGCGGGGTTCCACCACACCGAGCTTCGGTTCCCCGCGATCTCCGCGCCGACGCTCGTCCTCTACGGCGAGCACGAGGCGCCGTTCATGCGTCGGCAGGCCCGCCACCTGGCCACCGAGATCGGCGGTGCGACACTCCGCGCCGTCCCCGGCGGCGGCCACGCCTCGAACCTGGACAACCCCGAGTTCGTCACCGACGCCGTCCGCGAACTGCTGGCGGAGGTGTACCCGGCAGAGACGACGGAGGTAGCGGAAACGAGCGGAGCGTAGCGGCGGTCTGGAGCGGTAGCGGGACGGTCGCGGTAGCAGGGCGGTAGCGGGGCGGTCGCGGTGGCCGGGAGGCCGTCTCGTCGGCCGACCCGGGGAAAGGCTGGCCTGCACCGAGCATCCGGCGCCGCAGGCGCCGGTTCACCGGACGCGAGCGAACGGTGCGAGGTGCGACCAACGGGAGCACCTCGTTGTGAACGGGGAGCGGAGCGACCCGTGAACGCAGTGAGCGAGTCGTCCGGTCCTTTTTCCCCAAGTTTTTGCGGGCGGGGGTTCCCGCAGGTCGCCGAAGGCGACCGAGGAAACCCCCGCCCGCAAAAAGTGGGTGCCGGTTGCTAGTCGTCGCCCGTCGTCGGTTCGACGATCCCCTCGACGTTCGAGAGTTCGATGCCGCCGCCGATGGTGCGGTTGGGGTAGGGGATGTTGATCCCCTCCTCGTCGAACCGTTCCTTGACGGCGGTGACGTACTCGCCGCGGGTCTTGACGAAGTCCGCGCGACTCGGGTTCGCGATCCAGATCCGCGATTGGAGACCGACCGAGGAGTCGCCCAGTTCCGTCAGCCGCACGGACGGCGCCGGGTCGTCGAGGATGTCCGGGTGGTCGTCGGCCTCCTCGACGATGATCTCGGTCGCTTTGTCGATGTCGTCCTCGTAGCCGATGCCGAACAGGAACTTCAGGCGCAGCTCCTCTTTGGCGACGGGGTTCTTGATGACGCCGTCGGTGAGCTGGGAGTTGGGAACGGTGAGCAGTTCGTTGTCGAAGGTACGCACGCGGGAGACGCGCAGGCTGATGTCCTCGACGACGCCGGCGTAGCCGTCCCACTCGATCCAGTCGCCGATGCGGAACGGCTTGTCCGTGTAGATGAAGATACCGGCGACGAAGTTCTTCAGCACGTCCTGGAGCGCGAAGCCGATGGCGAGCGTGGCCGCGGCGGCGACGGTCGCGATGGAGGTGAGGATGTTGCCGTAGCCGGCGAAGGCGAAGGCGACGCCGAGCGCGCCGAACGCGATGAAGAAGTTGGTGAGCTTCCGGAGCGGCTTGCGCGCGTGTTCGTCGAGCTCGCGGGCGGAGAGGAAGCGACCGACGACGGGGCTGATGACGACCCGTCCGAGGATGTACAGCGCGACGAAGGCGACGAAGAAGGTGACCGCCGAGCCGACGGCGTTGGCGAGCGGGGCCTCGAGCCCGAACGAGTCGGCGAGGAAGCTCGCGACGGCGCCGTCCGGTTCGACTGCGGTCTCCGCCTGGAGCGGCCCGAGGCCGCCGCCTATCATCGCTCGAACACCGCTGTGTGCCCGCGAGTCCGGACCACCTCCGCGTTGACCCGGTCGGCGAGGTCGTCGGCGAGCTCCTCCGTGGTAGTCCCCCCTCTGGCCGCCCGATGGAACTTCGTCTTGACGAACTCCCTGTCCTGTAGCTGGTCGTTGAGTTCGTCCTCGACGGGGTCGAGGCCGTTCTTGCCGACCCAGACCGTCACGTCGAGCTCGTGGATCCGCTGTGCCCGTGTGGAATCACTCATGTCTCTACCAGTAGGAGTGAAGCCGTTCAAAGGTTACGGGTGGTGACGGGCCGGAAATTCGCGGTCGAGAGCGTTCGCAGGCGGTCGCGAGCGGTCAGTCGTAGGGGTAGCGGGCCTGTGCGCCGCAGTCGCAGGTGACGACGACGTGGCCGTCCCCCAGGCGGACGCGGGCGTTCGCGCCGGGGCGGAGGTAGGCGTCGCAGCGGTCGCAGGTGAAGCGGGTGAACTCGCGGGGGAGCGCGAGACGGTTGCGCTCGGCGATGCGGCGGGCGCGGCGGACGTAGCGGCGGGCGCGCTCGGCGTCGCCGTCGACGGTCGCCTCCCTGGCGAACTCGCGCAGGCGGTCGATGCGCTCGCGAGCGATGGCCTCGGTGTCCACGTTCCGAGATGTCGCCGAGCGGCAGGTATACTTTGCGTTCGGTCGGCGCCGGTCTCGGCGGGGCAGTCCGGAACGCGACGAGGACGCGCGGAGATGGCAACGCATTAAGTCCCGCTCGGCATACGGTGGTCCCATGGACCTGCCGAGGGTGGCCGCGTTCACCGATTCCTACCTGCCGACTCACAACGGCGTCACCTACACGATCCAGACCTGGCGCGACCGCTGGCACCGCCGCGGCGGTCGCATGGACGTGGTCTACCCCGGCAGCGACCACGACCCGGTAGAGGGGGAGTATCCGGTCAGCAGTCTCCCGTTCCCCTTCTACGAGGGCTTTCGCGTCGGCGTCCCCGGCGTCCCCGAAGCCGTCGACAGCGCCGAGGTCGTCCACGCTCACTCACCCTTCAGCCTCGGCCTCGCCGGGCTGCGCCTCGCCCGGAAACACGACCTGCCGATGGTGGCCTCCTACCACACGCCGACCAGCGAGTACGCGGAGTATCTGGCCTTCACCCGGCCGATCGAGCGGGCGGTCGAGCGCAGCGCCGAGGAGTACGAACGGCGCTTTCTCGACCGGACGGACGTGGTCGTCGCGCCAAGCGAGCGGACCGCCGACCACGTCCGCGACACCCTGGGCACGACGACGACGGTCGAGGTCGTCTCCAACGGCGTCGACGTGGACTTCTTCCGCCCAGTCGAGACCGAGCGATTCCGCGACCGCCACGGCCTCCCCGAGGGGCCGCTCGTCGGCTACACCGGCCGCCACGGCTACGAGAAGAACCTGCCGGCGATCGTCGAGGCGGCCGGCGGCCTCGACGTGACCCTGGTGTTCAGCGGCGACGGGCCCGCCCGCGAGGACATCGAGCGGGCCGCGGCCGAGGCGGACGCCGAGGCGCACTTCCTGGGGTGGCTCGACCGCGAGGAGCTGCCCTCCTTCTACACCGCGCTGGACGTGTTCGCGTTCCCGAGCCCGGTCGAGACCCAGGGAATCGCGGCGCTGGAGGCCAACGCCTGCGGGACGCCCGTCGCCGGCGTCGCCAGCGCCGCCCTCGCGGACACCATCGACCAGGGCGAGACCGGCTACAAGGCGCCGCCCGACGACGTGGCCGCATTCCGCGACGTGATCGCGCGGACGCTCGCCGAGCGCGACCGGTTGAGCGAGGAGTGTCTCGCCCGCCGCGACGCCATCAGCGTCGAACACTCCGTCGACCGGCTCGCCGACGTCTACGAGGGGCTGCGCTGAGTCACGACTCGCCGAGGTCGGACCCCTCGAACGCGGCGCCGATGGCGACGCCGACGCCGATTCCGATGGCGATGCCGAGCGCGAGGTCGTCCATCGCCGTCCCCAGCGCCACACCGATCCCCGAGCCGATCGCGATCCCTACTCCCATCCCAGCCCCGTCGGTCTCGTCGCTGTCGACTCCGTCGACCTCGCTTTCGTCCCGTCCGGTCCCGTCGCCGCCGTTCGCGTCGTCGGCCATGGAGACACGACGACCACTATCGAGATAACTGTCGCTGTCGGACGGAGCACCGACCGGGAGAACCAGCGAGGCGATCAGGTCCTGTCGGCTTCGGGATTGTTCGCGCGGCGGTAGGCGCCGACCATCTTCCAGAGCGCCGTGTCGATGTCGCCGTCCGCCGATTCGGTCTCGATCTGGCGGTACAGGTCTTCGGAAACCTCGATCTGGGGCATCACCCCATCCTACACGGTAGATGCTGAAAAACCTCTTGTGAGTCGCGAACGAGTAAACGTTTCCGCGGGACCGCGCGGTCCCGGTCGAAGTCTATCGGAGGACGGCCGGGGTCAGTTCTCGGGGCGGGGGAAGGCGGTGACGACCTTCGAGACCACGTCGAAGGGATCGTAGACGGACTGGTGGCACTGGCAGTAGACGGCGTTCTCGGCGCCGTCGACGGTGGCCGACTGCTTGAACCCGGAGGGGACACAGCAGAGGTGCGTACACTTGTTGAGCCAGGCGATGAAGCCCTGCTCGGTGCTCGCGGCGAGCCACTCGTCGTCCTCGGCGAGGCGTTCGATCTCGGGGCTGCGGATGACCTGTACCGGGAGCGTCGAGTCGGTCTCGACCGAGCGCCAGGTCGCCGCGGCGGGCTTGCCGAGCCCGGCGTCGCCGACGCCGTTGCCCCACTCCTCGTAGTCGTCGAACATCTCGACGGCGAGTTTCGTCCCCGGCTCCATCTCGGCCTCCCAGTCGTAGCGGCCGCCCGGGTCCGCGCGGATGAAGTTGTCCGCCTCGCTGTCGGGGACGAGTTTCGGGTGGGTCTGGATGCCGCAGTACTGGAACCACTTGCTGGAGTAGGTCGTCCCGCCCAGTGTCGTCTTGGCAGCGCCGTCGGCGACCTCGCCACCGTCCGTCGCCGTCGGCCAGACGCCTTTGAGATAGCCGTCCTCGACGGTCACCGGTATCTGGGACATCCCGCGCGGCGCCGGCCCGTCCGTGTTCCTGATGACTTTCGCCTCGACGTTCCCGCCGCCGACCCCGGTCCGGTTGGTCGGTACCGTCGTCAGTCCGGACCCCGCGACGCCGAGCGACCCCAGCGCCGCGCTGCCGACCATCCCCTTGACGAACCGACGGCGACTCGACGGCGCGGGATACTTGTCCTCGTCCATGTCACCGGGTGGCGCGGCCAGAAGTATAAATTATATTAAATTTCGTGTGGAATCGCGGACGGTCGCTGGACGGTTCCACGAGTCGTGTAACGTACTACGGCGTGTGAAGGCTCGAGCAGTGGGAAATCGGGGGCCACCCGACCATCTGTCCGTGAACGAACCGCATCCATTAAAACCGACCCACCCTCAGTTTTGTGGGTATGAACGGTGATTCCCTGGTCACCTACGTGGCGCGTTCGGAGCTGCGCTCGGCCCTGCTCCGCGCGGTCGAGCGCGACCCCCGCGCGACGGCCGCCCTCCACGCCGACCTGGACGTGAGTCAGTCGGGCGTCTACAAGACGCTGGACGAACTCGCCGACCGCGGTCTCGTCCGCGAGTCCGCCCGGTGGGAGCTGACCGCTCGCGGGCGGTTGGTCGCGGACGAACTGGACCGGCAGGACGCGGTCGAGGACCTGCTCGACGACGAGTTCTGGGACGACCACGACGTGTCGGCGCTCCCGCGGCGGTTCAGGCAGCGCCTGGCCGGCGCGGGCGAGTGGGAGCTGTACCGCAACCCCGCCCGGAACCCCCAGTACCTCGAACGCTGGGCGATCGAGCTGTTCCGCGAGGCCGACTGGCTGCGCGTCGGCGCGCAGGTGTACTACCCCCGCTTCGCCCGGATGGTCGACGAACTCGCCGACCGCGGCGTCCTCGACGCCGAAGTCGTCGTCGACGACCGCCTGGTCGACGAGGCCATCGAGCGCTACGCCGACGGTGCGCCCGCCTGCATCGACGAGCGCGTCGCCGACCTGCCCTTCTCCTTTACCGTCACGGCCGACCTGGTCGCGCTCTCGCTGCCGACACGCGACGGCGTCTCCGATCTCGACGCCGTCCTCGTCGGCTCCGGCGAGGGCGCCGTCGAACTCGGCCGCGACGTACACGCCCACTTCTGGGGCCGCGCGGTCCCCGTCGAGGACTACCTCGCGACGGTCTGAGACGGCGGCCGCTCACTCGACCCGCTCGTGGTCGACGACCGTCAGGTCCCCGTCGACGAGAAGTTCCATTCGGGCGTCGTCGACGCCGATCGACACCTCGATCCGGAGCGGGTCCTCGCCGGTTACCCGCACGTCGCGGTCGAGCCGGGTGAACACGCCCCACACGGGGAACTCGCGGGCGTCGATCCCCGCCTCGTACAGCATCGCGACGACGGCCGGGTGGTCGAGGACGCCCGCGGCCACGCTCCACCGGAAGGTCCGGTCGCAGGCCCGACAGGACAGTTCGACCACCGGGTCCGAGTCGTCGTCGGCGTCGACGAGGGGTTCGACGACCGAGTCGAGCGGGCCGTCGCAGTAGACGCAGAAGCCGCGGTTCATCCGCTGGAAGGCCGCCGTCGCGTGGCGGACCAGCGCGTCCACGACTTCCCCGTCGTCGCACTCGGCGACCAGCACCGGCGGCGTCGACATGTCGAACACGCCCCGCCCGCAGTCGCCGCACTCGACGAGGACGTACCCGTCCTCGTACCGGAGTTCGAGTTCGCCGCCGCAACCGGGACACTCCCCCACCGGTTCGGGCCCGACGGTCACGTCGCGGTCCGTGTAGACGCCGGAGACGGCCGCGCCGACGACCCGTCGGCCCGCCTCCGTCAGCCGGTACCCCTCGTCGACCTCGCGGACGAACTCCGGCGTGAGCCTGTCGAGGTGGTAGTTGAACTGCCCCGAGTCACGGACGCCCGCCTCCGAGCGGACCGCCCCGAACGACGCCGCCCGCTCGCGCCGCTCCGACAGGTCCCACAGCGCCCGCAGGATCGAAAACCGCGTCTCGTTGGCGACCAGCCCGAACGCCTCGCTCGGGTCGGTCGCCCGGTCGTCCTCGTCGCTCATGCCCGGTTGTCGTCCCACAGCGGCTTGAAAATTCGTGTCCCGCGGCGTCGATCCCCACCGTTCGCCCGGGCTCAGGCCAGCGCGCTGCCGGCGCGAATAATCGCCTTCTCGCCGAACGCCGGCCCGACCAGCTGGAGCCCGACGGGCAGCCCGCCGTCGGTCTCGCCGGCGGGCACGGAGATTGCCGGCACGTTCGCCAGGTTGACCGGCGTCGTGTTCGCGTCGGCGAGATACATCGTCAGCGGGTCGTCGAGGCTCTCGCCCATCTCCATCGGCGGGACGGGCATGGTCGGCGAGGCGAGCACGTCCGCGCCCTCCAGCGCGTCGTTGATGTCCCGCTTGATCCAGGCGCGGGCGTCCTGCGCCTTCTTGTAGTACTTGTCGTGATACCCCGCCGAGAGGGCGTACGTGCCCAGCAGGACCCGCGATTTGACTTCCTCGCCGAAGCCCTCCTCGCGAGCGCGGGCGAACGTCTCGTTCCAGTTGCCGTCGTAGCCGCCGGACTGCCCGTAGCGGACGCCGTCGAAGCGGGCGAGGTTGGAGGAGGCCTCGCTCATCGCGATGACGTAGTAGGCCTCGACCGCGCGGCGCAGGCTCTCCAGGTCGACCTCGTGGTAGCTGGCGCCCCGCGATTCGAGCTCGTCGATGGCGTCCCAGAACACCGCGGTGACGCGCTCGTCGGCGCCGTCGAGGAGTTCGGTGGGGACGCCGATGTCTAGCCCGTCCACGTCGCCGTCGGCGGCGGCCGCGTAGTCGTAGGCGCCCTCGCCGTTCTCTTCGGTGGCGTCCCGAGTAGTCGCGTCGCGCTCGTCGGGACCGGCGATCACTTCCAGCAGTTCCGCGGCCTCCTCGACGGTCGGCGCGATGGGGCCCACCTGCTCCAGGGAGTTGGCGTAGGCGACAATCCCGTACCGCGAGACCAGGCCGTAGGTGGGCTTGATGCCGACGACGCCGCAGAAGGCGGCGGGCGCGCGGACCGACCCGCCGGTGTCGGTACCCAGCGCCACGTCCGCGTCCCCGGCGGCGACGACCGCGGCCGACCCGCCCGAGGAGCCGCCCGGGACGTGGCCCTCGGCGACGGGGTTCTCCGTCGGGCCGAACGCCGAAGTCTCGGTGGTCGTGCCCATCCCGAACTCGTCCATGTTGGTCTTGCCGGGGATGGTGGCGCCCGCGTCCTTCAGGCGCTCGACGACCGTCGCGTCGAAGGGGGGGACGTAGTCGTCGAGCATCGCCGACCCGCAGGTCGTGCGGACGCCCTCGGTGGAGATGTTGTCCTTGACGGCGACGGTCTTCCCGGCGAGGGGACCGTCCGATGCGCCGTCGATTCGCTCCGTCGTGATGTAGCCGTTGTACTCCGTGCTCATGTGTAACTATCGCTGGCGGTCGGTCCTCACGAGACGTTCGGGCCCTTGAAGTAGCCGTCCTCGGACTCGGGGGCGTTGTCGAGCGCTTCCTCCTGGGGGAGCGAGTCGCGCACCTCGTCGGGGCGCATGACGTTGGCCAACTCCTCCTCCTCGTCGACCTCGGGCACCTCGTCGAGCGTCTCGAAGTACCCCAGGATGTCGGCGAACTTGTCGGTGAAGCGGTCGACCTCCTCGTCGTCGAGGTCGATGCGCGCCAGTTGCGCGACGTGGCGCACCTCCTCGGGCTCGACCGCGTTCTCCGTGTCGCTCATGGCCGACGCGAGGCGTGGCCCGGCGGTAAG
The window above is part of the Halosimplex rubrum genome. Proteins encoded here:
- a CDS encoding DUF5798 family protein gives rise to the protein MGFGDTAKKIQRVTDIAEKLYERLNQVVEQVQDLKERVESTSDQLDSMDRELAEQRAIVEALAEQQGVDPDAVVAERLPDPDAEGEGESDGTDADGSGDESDDETGSSAGSTAADAANSADASDSTDSAATND
- a CDS encoding alpha/beta fold hydrolase, whose translation is MPTVSTNDIETYYERRGERPPVVFVHGAVVDHSQWDPQLTALSDEYTTVGYDVRGHGRTGGSRRGRYSVDLFADDLDALLDALEIDRAVLCGLSTGGCIAQVYAARHPDRVAGLVLADTFAPEILSVGERIQRSLLLRATVPPVRLVGYERVEKAMVWLQEKISGEGVSGDYEQIERIRETGPKMATDEFAKVIGAVAGFHHTELRFPAISAPTLVLYGEHEAPFMRRQARHLATEIGGATLRAVPGGGHASNLDNPEFVTDAVRELLAEVYPAETTEVAETSGA
- a CDS encoding CoA-binding protein, with amino-acid sequence MPVDSDDTLREILEGDTIAVVGLSSTPGKAAHDIPAYMREQGYEVIPINPYADEIFGREPYDSLAEVDEEIDIVDVFRPTDEVPEIVDGALDRDDAGTVWLQLGITHDEAGERVEAVGRNFVQDRCLKVEHERLFE
- a CDS encoding RAD55 family ATPase, coding for MYDLGSTFGNATVAPGTNLLVSGPPLSGKRRMALDVLAHGSEHGEGVIVVTTRDSASRVLNDYEALVSDPGSVNIGIVDCVTKHQGRSARDTDIVKYASSPEDMTGIGIKFSEFVEEFRQERGVENVRVLVDSLSTLLMYSDVQTVFRFMHVFTSRIENADAMGVHIIESTAHDGETLNTLQQLFDHAVTVDADGSVSTTIPEATPDPLER
- a CDS encoding mechanosensitive ion channel family protein, producing MIGGGLGPLQAETAVEPDGAVASFLADSFGLEAPLANAVGSAVTFFVAFVALYILGRVVISPVVGRFLSARELDEHARKPLRKLTNFFIAFGALGVAFAFAGYGNILTSIATVAAAATLAIGFALQDVLKNFVAGIFIYTDKPFRIGDWIEWDGYAGVVEDISLRVSRVRTFDNELLTVPNSQLTDGVIKNPVAKEELRLKFLFGIGYEDDIDKATEIIVEEADDHPDILDDPAPSVRLTELGDSSVGLQSRIWIANPSRADFVKTRGEYVTAVKERFDEEGINIPYPNRTIGGGIELSNVEGIVEPTTGDD
- a CDS encoding glycosyltransferase; the encoded protein is MDLPRVAAFTDSYLPTHNGVTYTIQTWRDRWHRRGGRMDVVYPGSDHDPVEGEYPVSSLPFPFYEGFRVGVPGVPEAVDSAEVVHAHSPFSLGLAGLRLARKHDLPMVASYHTPTSEYAEYLAFTRPIERAVERSAEEYERRFLDRTDVVVAPSERTADHVRDTLGTTTTVEVVSNGVDVDFFRPVETERFRDRHGLPEGPLVGYTGRHGYEKNLPAIVEAAGGLDVTLVFSGDGPAREDIERAAAEADAEAHFLGWLDREELPSFYTALDVFAFPSPVETQGIAALEANACGTPVAGVASAALADTIDQGETGYKAPPDDVAAFRDVIARTLAERDRLSEECLARRDAISVEHSVDRLADVYEGLR
- a CDS encoding ribonuclease P protein component 4, translating into MDTEAIARERIDRLREFAREATVDGDAERARRYVRRARRIAERNRLALPREFTRFTCDRCDAYLRPGANARVRLGDGHVVVTCDCGAQARYPYD
- a CDS encoding YhbY family RNA-binding protein translates to MSDSTRAQRIHELDVTVWVGKNGLDPVEDELNDQLQDREFVKTKFHRAARGGTTTEELADDLADRVNAEVVRTRGHTAVFER
- a CDS encoding tyrosine-type recombinase/integrase, giving the protein MVFPSREGSDHITTETVRNVVEDLAVEADVCPRRTDGESAEPEELHPHALRHSLASYMLKDETTRLIDVRNRLRHRSIQTSERVYEHFQRR
- a CDS encoding DUF7548 family protein — protein: MKQTRLAPLVGVVGCLLVLVSLGLPYVLVRTAVGSAVGTYYGEGALNPLVGGIFALVAAIVLAAGRDERTDPPLAAGVGIALGFFIVVVLAVWAATVPVEVVVGMDAPTVMSSHRWATIAAAALVPVASLWWSRTLGLL